In the Xiphias gladius isolate SHS-SW01 ecotype Sanya breed wild chromosome 7, ASM1685928v1, whole genome shotgun sequence genome, ACTGCTACTATCACCATTAAAGATAGAATTTTTTCTTATGAATGACTTTACCTAATGTTGTGACATTATATTACTCCCAAGTGCATACGTCAAAGGTAATAGTTCTAATGCTAAGTACTAGGGACTGAGACAGGATAAACGAAGCAAGTTGTCAGCAACATACGTATTAATTCTGCATTTAAATACACAGTTTAATTGTTTTCTAAttaattttcaacaaaacaaaaataatacatttttagttcTCCTGATagaaactgtgtttgtttaatgaCCTCTTGGTTTATGGTACTTTgatattactactactactactacttgaTCTATGTTCCAACCCTTACCAATAGTCATGAACTTCAGGTAGTGATCTAAAGAATGAAATTGTGATTACAAGCAGCCGAAATGAGTTTCCTCTTATGGTTCAGTCGAAAGGAGCCGGTTGAGGATGTTCGGGCTTCTGATCAGGATGCTTCCTGGGTGCCTTTCATTAAAGGTTTTCCAGGCACGTCCAACTGATAGGAGGCCCTGAGGTAGATccagaacatgctggagagattatgtatctcatctggcctgggaacacctCGGGGTCCCCCAAAAGGAACTGGAAAACGTTACCGGGGAGAGGGATGTCTGGACTACCTTgtttaacctgctgccaccatgaCTGGACTCTGGATAAGTGGCAGGAATGGAGGGAtgcagggaaaacaaaatatcaatcTACAACTTCAGTTTCAGAGACAAAATCAAGTCTGGTTACAAATCATAGATGATCAAAATGCTGCTGATTTTCATCATAGGCAAACACCAGCATAAagcaaaagttacatttttaccTTGGAGTTACTcagtactgaccatgcagagtgcccaaacatttgtttctggcccctttccttttttgttattttgagaatgtgaaagatggaaataaaaaaataatcttgcttaaaatattaaagaaatgtttcatctttaactttatgccttttggaaatcaggtcatcacacttaactattcacagtaacagaaattctGAGAAGGGGTGCCCAatctttttcatgccactgtactgtaaataagaGCAAGAGAAGGAGGGACTCTTTCAGTTAAAAAGATTAAGACAATAAGAGGAACGACTTCAGTCACAACAACCTAATGACTGCAGCTAttactgacaacaaaaacatttctgtcaacACTGCGTCTGCTTTTAATAGCTCAGGGGTTACACATGTGGGTTGAGACAGAGATTCACCGTGACTGTATAATCAACCTGCTCATTCAGTCGGTGACCAATCTgcaaaaatcaatatttctgGATGTTGGGATTGTAATACAACACACTGACtgtgaaatgtcacatttgagtatttttttctttaagaaaattATGAAGATTTGTTGTAGCACTGGAGAAAAGTAATACAATGTATGCAATAATGTTACACAGACATCATAATCGTAGATGTGGTCTTATTGAAACCCTCCCACAAAAATCATTACAATACTCAAATGAGATGTTGCCAAGAACAAATCCCTAAATCCTTGGAGTTACAGGTGTAGCATTGGCATCAATTCAGATATCAACCGAGGTTTCAAAGCATCAATGAACCCTGTGACTCATTTGATGAGTCCAAATTATATACAATAAATCACCCACCAAATatccaaaacaaaactaattgcTTTTATTCAGCTATAGATAAAACACTGAggatgtttgtttgctttgtgggGAAACTTTCAGGCCTGTGTAGACCAGATCCACTTCCCCAGCAATCGAAATTCAGATACTCGGTTAAAGTGCGACAGGACTTACTGTACGTCACTAACATCCGCTGAACGAAACAGCATAGGAAATTCAAAAACAACGGATAAATTAATTTGACTCATACAAAGACTACCTTGGAATTAGAGGATTATACTTCCTCTGGACTGAAAAGATTGGTCCTAAACTCTTGCCCTGTCACAGTCTGCTTCCCAGTTCCCTTCAGCCCTTGTCTCCTGTCTCCGCTCACTTCTCCCAAGCCATGTTCTCCGTTTCATCTCCCCAGATCTGCCATTATCCATCCGTCCATCATCTGTCCTCAGACATTTTTCCTGTCTACAATTCCACTTTCTCACCTGTTCCACAACTGCAACCACCTGATCTTACCTcctcactcacacacctgttcccaggTCCCTCGTTACCCAAGATTGTATTTAAACCTGCCTTTTTCACCAGTTACTGGTCAGTTTATCTGCTTATGTTCCCTTGTGTTTCCAAGTTTACCTGCTACCTGCGTATAGAATCCTGTTGTCTGTTCATGCGTGCTTGCCTGTCAACTCACCTGCTTGTTTATCCACCTGTCTGCCTATAAACCTGTTTACTTGCATTGTAGCTCCTTCATTGCGTCAGCCTGTCTGAGTCTACATTTGGGTCCTCCCAGCCTGTGCTGTTGTCAGCAAATTTGTGACAAGCTTAATGTTAGAATAGTAGCGGAGacatttttcatctgtctgtaCATTGAACAATGGTTCCTCCATTGGTGCTTTTTTATGTTACATATTAGAATCAGCAGCTCAAGTGTTATATATGATTTTTGTTTCCAACAAAAGCATTGGTTTTCTCCAtgtagttgtgtttttgttgggcATGTCGTTCTAGTTAATTCATGGTCTCCAAAATTGTAAATCTGAGACATCAATGATgaataaatgtgtataaaacACGTGTACTCACATCAACctgcaaacaaataaattctcTTGAAAAACCTGCTCATCCTGTTTACGGAGAACAGTATGTCATCTATACTGTACTACAAATCTTTACAGTTGTGGCCCCCAAGATAATTACGCTACATTCCCAGCTGGACAAGCACTTGGCCCACCCTTGGCTTGCTAAATGAGAATATGGTGTATGATACCAACCATCGCATTGCTGTGTACTCACAAATTCACAACCTTAAACTAAAAAGGTAATTTATTAAGTGATACaacatatttaaatcaaatcatatagcacacaaattaataaatgagtGATAATAAAACCACATGTCCAGCAAATACCAGTTGTCCAGTCGCTGACAAATTGGCGTAGGCTTTTCACTGATGGTAAGATGTGCAGTTGATAACCTTCACTGTAAAACTTTAGTCACTCAATATTAGGAGGTAAAGTGCATTGtagtaaataaaattgattttattcaAATGTGTCTTTATCAAGCTGCTGTAGCAGCTGGATTTTGACTGCTTTTCTAATTATGCCTCCACCTAATCACTAAACAATTTCAGAAAGAAATTTTAGTGAAGTCAGAATGACCCAGCCATCAATGGACACACAGTTGTTTAACCTTGAAAAGCTAATTCATTATATTAAACCCAGTGTGATTTAGACATTCATGTGTACATCTTATAAAGCCTAACTGACTTACTGTTATTCACTATAGTATTAAGATGGAACTTACTAATTCACTCAAGAAACATCAACATTTCTCTAAGAGTATTACTGCTACTATCACCATTAAAGATAGAATTTTTTCTTATGAATGACTTTACCTAATGTTGTGAAATTATATTACTCCCCACTGCATACGTCAAAGGTGATAGTTCTAATGCTAAGTACTAGGGACTGGGACAGGATGAATGAAGCAAAAGCTCAAGAAGCAGAAATCAGATGGCTTCAAGTAAAAGTTGACAGCaacacagttttattgttttctaactaatcttaaaaaataactaaataaatgtttagaaactgtgtttgtttaatgaCATCTTGGTTTTTGGTactttgattttaaattatttaacagCTGCCCTACTGTACTTGCCCCCAAGAAAATCATAATCATTGGTCCATTTCTAGAGGATTAACTGAATTTAACAGCTGTATATATCTGGTCAGCTATGTAActtctgtttcatttaaaatattacaatcaATATGGTATAAATTCATCGAgaacaaaagggaaaacaaagtcAGTTAATTGTACTATCCCACTAAAATCGATCTCTTTGCAATTTAATTCGCAGCAGACTTTCAGTCATACTGGACCATGGGGTGGTCCTTCCAGGGAGGCAGGCTGGAGAGTTTCTCTTCAGTGGCTGTTTCAATGGGCCAGCCCCAGGACTTGAAGAATCCACACAGGTTCATCCCTACAGTCTGGGAGAACTTATTGGCATACAGGTTCATCTTTTCCATGTTGTCTCTGGGAAAGTTGCTCATCTCATGGTAGGCAGCAAACACCTTCTTAAAGGCATCCCAGCCAAACTTCTCCTGGAGCTACGTGGTACGGAGAAAATGGTAGAaggaaatggtaaaaaaaataaataataaataaaaaaataaagaggagtgttttctcaccattttttttccaaaatttttgTTGTCTGGTGTGTAATGAGCAATAAAGCTTCACTGGGTCGAATTGAGTTAGAGACTTTCAGTCTTATTTGCCTTTGGGGGGGTGTGATTTTGTCTAAAAGGTGACTCCAGTTTGACCCAAGCGTAATGCGTCTACAGGGTGTAATATAGAGTAATTCTCTCTTACCTGCATATATGTCTCCAGGGCCACCCACATTGACCAGTTGCTGAGTTTCTTGCCCCCCTTAGCATACTCCTCTGCTCGTTTTTTTCGACTTTCTAAAGTCATAGCTGGGTGAGCCTGCATTGAACAAGACGATTTGGAAAATATATAATCCCAATGAAAAGCTAAATACTTCTCtcaagaaagaataaaaaaagagttgtTGTCTTCTATGACGTCAattgatataaaaatgtgtcataATACACCTTAAGACTTGGCTTTTCTAGCCActcctctaaaaaaaacaaaactgatttacTCCACCTGTGCCCTGTTGATCCCGAGCACCTCctcatgcacatacactgaCCACAGGTTGCATGTGCACTCTGTGGTGTGTGGTGGGAACTCCCAGCAGCTTCTCTGCTGGTTGTGTCCCAGTTCATGAATGGGGCCCCACAGGCCTGTACTCCTAGCACTGTCAATGCTGACTAGATCAGCCGATGTCGACTTGTGTGTCATGATAGGATAACCTGCATGCATCCAACCTGAGCACAGGAAAATCAGTTTTATAGCAGTGCTCTTTAGGGTTTCATAGCTATTATAGAGAAACACTGTAGGACTTCACAGTGTAATGCAAGTGCATGCATTCAGAGCAAAATACACATGTCTATGACACATATTAGCATGTGCCCTTACAAAACAccttaaacaatttaaaaaaaccctaGAAAAAATTGACTGATGCCCCTGAGAGTTCTGCTCATTTATTCTCAGTATATTGTATATAGCATGCACAACATTCTAAACGCAGCGGTTAGAACCGAGCGGTGCCCCCTTTTGTGTGGAGTTAACATGGAAATGCAGGATGGGTGAATTGGTGAACTCTAAATTGCCTGgagatgtgaatgtgagtgtgattggttgtctatatgtgttagctctgtgatagactggcaacctgtccatGCCCCTCACCCAGCATGAGTTGTGACAGGCTCCACCTCCCAGGGATTCTcaacaaaataagcaaataagAAACAGGCATTTACAGTATCAAACCcaaatacactgatcagccacaacattaaaaccagttactggttttaatgttttggccgAATGGTGCTTTATTGgcattaacatttcaaaaacgctgttgaaaaaattaaatctatccaaaaaaagaacaataaataaacaccaAGATCgatacacatgtatgtattaATTATACATTTACACTCtattgtatgcatgtgtgtgttcaggtcaTTCACTGTCCCTCAGGTTTTGGCATGTTGATATATATAGGGTAGCAAGATATGCCCTGTCTAATTCTCCTAggaggatttttattttgagatgtCATTTAGCTCACTGAAATTTGGAATTATAGAATTTAATTGATTAAAGTACATGTTCCTTATTTCATTGAAcgatttacattttaggaggaagtgcatctctgtctcaACCTCACCTTTTGCACAGTTACCAcatgttcagttttctttcGCCATGATTTTTTTGGCTGAATTTCTATGTGTAATATATTACACATAaaattcagccaaaacattgaAACCCATAACTGGTTTTAACGTCGTGGCTCATCAGTGTATACATACCATGGGAAATCTGCACATCTGCTACAATGCGTTCTTTGCGGGGAAATTTGGGTGGTATGACTGCCAGGTCAGCAATGCCCCTCATGATGGCATCCCAGTGCGCAGCTAACTCGTCAGGGCGCTCCAGGTCTCGCACAAAATCTGATGGTACAGTGAGGATGATGTTGTCAAACTCCAACTCTGCCCAGGGTGAGGGAGCAGTGCGTAGTAAGGACCAGTCAGCTGCTTTTGTCACgtctgaagaaaacaaagggatGGGAATATTCAAAATTGAGCTTTGAattatcacattattattatgtaaatgcCCCATGCTAGGAAGAGTACAAACCTGTCTTGTCAAGAactaaatgtcaaagaaaacatCTGTACAATGACTGTGTTTTTTGAATAGCTAGACTGCTGAAAAACGTACTAAGTACTAGGTCCATACAAATGTAAATCTACTGTTTGCTGGGTCTTTGTGTGAGGTATCAGTTCATTAGATTTAAATGGACATCTGCTCaactgaaattattaaatttgaattatCCCAGCACACAAGTGATGTTTGATAAGAACTAATGAGATATAATGCATTAGATTTTAAACAAGATGTTCTTGCTATATATTTCCCTGAATCCCAAAACAACCCTACTTATCTCATACTATATTGGCCAAAAATCCCCAAACATCTTCCTTTAATCCCATggggacacacaaacacacatcagcaAACACATACCACAGTTCCACCCACCGCACACTTACCAGATTTATAATATGGTGCAGGTACAGCAATCTGCACTACGACCTCTGCCTCCCCCACTTGTGTTTTGGGTGGGGCCACCAGGTAGATGAGTCCCCCCCAGAGGTTCCACACCTGCATCATCTCTGAGGTTATGGGAAATTGTTCATGAACACACGGTGCTCTTTTTAACTCTGCAGCATTGAGTTTGTCTGTTTGACAGCCTATCTGGATCTGAGGAAGACATGGAATTTGTGTTAATCCCCTGGGCTGTGGTCAAATAGTCTTTTTTGTTCAAGAAACTTCCTAACTGACTGTAATGACCCGGAAGTATCTAAGTGGCAGCCATGTTAAGAGCTGGTTGAATTCCCTAAATGTTAAGGAAAGGAGCTTCAGTGCTTCCTTTCTTATcaaaaggagaggagataaTGCCGTCCCACAATTCCTTGCGGCAGCAACATTTAAAGAGACCCATGTCAATGACATCTGCTGTCCTATAACTACTTAGCCTACTGTAAGTGCAGTTGGAGTCTCTTAGTGCCACGGTTGTCTTTTCCTAAGTCCTTATGAATTCTCCTTCACACCTTTTCTTGATCTCATGACGTCTCCCATCAAGGTCAAGGGAAAGTGGTTAGGAATGGAGACAGGATGTAATTTTTTGACCACAGCCACGGACAATGGAGTAGTAACAGTTGTCATGACTCCTGCCCCTGTTCTGTTGATATTGGCCACTCTGCCCCTGTCTGCTGCCATGTTTCTATCAAGCCAGCAGATGTCCCCAGACTTTCCCTCCTGTCCCAGTCACCTGACTCCCTCCACCAACTTTCGCACCTGGTCATCATTCCCAATCACCAGACCTGCTTCTCCCAcctacacacctgttcccatttTCCCTCATCAGCTCCCCTGCGTATATACTAGTTAACTGCCTTTGTGTCTTGTCAGATCTTCTGCCTTTGTTTTGCTCATGTTCCTGTTGGTTTCCTAGTGTACCTGCTACCTGTGTTTATTTCCCTGTTGTCTGCACCTGGATTCCTGTCTGCTATCTTGTCCACTGGTCTGACTGTAAGCCCGTTTTCACTTAGTAAAAGTTACTTCAATCATCCAGCCTGCCTCTGTAAGTCTGAATTTGGGTCCTTTCTTGTGTTCTTGGCTTCAGCCTTGACAACTATATTCTTTGATATGTGGTTGCTAATAGCTATTACCAGTCCTACTGCATAGGAAGCACACAGCTACTTAATGGGATATGTATTACtgatttttgctctttttgtttgtttgtaaaaatctAAAACCCTTAACTTCATGTTCAGCCTTCTACCTACTTTTATCAACTGTATCACACTTGAACTCAATAACcctaatattttatttgatttttggaTTGTACCTTCCATCCATTGTTGATGATCTCTGCTGGTATGGCCATGTAGGTCTTCATCCCAGGAGAAAGGTAGAGACCTGTACTGATCAACTCCTCCCCTcctaagagagagagacacacacacacacacagcagctttaCATCCCTACAAGACATATTTCACCTTTCTCCTTAAGAGTGAggtgtgtacatacagtattatatacAAGTTGAACTCATAGCAAGTTCATATATTTGTTCAAAACAAGGTCTGACCTGCTGTGTTAACATTGATCTTGATTCTGTGATTGTAGACAACTGGCATCAAGGGGTTATCCCTGATGAGGTAGGGCAAGAGGGCATCAGGATCTGGGCAAACCTTATATAACTCAGACCCCACACTGAGGAGTAGATGGTCTTTGGGACTCTTCACAGGACAGCTGTCAcacaccttttttaaaaaaaaaaaaaaaaaaaaaaattaatgatgaaTATTATAAAAGATGTTCTAACACATCTGACTCGCTGATAGCTGCAGTATAATGATATACGACATCTAGGATCTACAGTGTAATGCTTTGGCACAGCTGATTATCACAAGAAAACATCAgccaaaaaaaagctttgtgctGCTCTATTGGAATATTTTATAaagagttcatttttattttgtacacaCACCTGTGGCATGCCCGACCTCATTAAGATGTCAGCGAGGGtggacacaacctgtttataGGAGAAGCAGTCATGAGCCTTCATGTTCAAGTAGGAGCAGCAGTCCCTGCCCAGCTTTTTAAGACATTCCTCCTCGTGCTTCGTAAGTTCTTCACCCACGGTTACATGGCCAGCAAAGCGGCGTAGAAGGTGGCGGAAGTGGTAGGTGTCTTTAATGGCCTGGCTGGGTACAGGGGCCTTGTATAAACCCCCTGTGATTGTTGATCCCAACAGGCTCAAGCCCATTTGGTTCAAGATCTTGTTCCCTGAAAGACATTGGAGCAAACCTGACTTGAACTACTGTGTTAGAGTATATTGTTGAAACTATTTTGGTTAGGGTTGGATTGATATGAGTTATAAAAACACTAGTACCAATATTTTTGGTTTGAAGCCCAAGATAACCCAAATCTGTTTCTGATATTCAGCAGCTTTTAGATTTAAGTTTCTGCCGGTCTGTTACAAATACAAAGCCGTAGCCTACTAATAAGAATTAAATGTTCTTTGGCAACATCACAACACCTCTTCTGCCTctgaatattttattgtatCTGCAAGTCTTGTCATTCTCCACTTGTCCTCATGATGTCCTCAGTGTCTGTCTGACTTCCTCACCAGCTGAAGTTCATATGATTAATTACACTCCCTAGCGTAACTgctgtacatgtacagtacctTACCACAAATCACTATCTGCCTATTTACTGTATACTTTCCATATCCATGTCTTATCTGTCAgtatttctttctgtcagttGTCAGccacaatgttttattttcagtttagcTATGCATCTTTAAGTCTGCTTTTGTAATTCTACATCAGCTCTGCCCATAGAAAAAGTTCTGGCCTAAGTGACATCAACCGATCCCATCTAACCTGATGTGGTAGAGGTGACTGCAGGCCATTTTTTTAGAATGACTTTGTAGCAACTGAGGTAAAGTTTGTGAGAAAAGTGATTACctttgcaaagaaaacatgaaaacattctACTTAAGGTAAAACTTTTTTACATATCctgtttttgatcatttacCACCATTGTCCATTTttgcgaggggggggggcatcttgGCCGCTGCCTGTTTTTCTGGT is a window encoding:
- the LOC120792526 gene encoding TRPM8 channel-associated factor homolog isoform X1, coding for MSNQPIQHHHEGTYMSLMRGMKELDLRGSCVPSNLVLTGDHAFPLAMNSQGQVLMAASLYGRGRIVVLGHEGYLTAFPALVENALTWLRGDGSDNLSVGVHKNVKAVVDNLSKSSFQANVVEAFGDSLGVGVYVTDAYSVGADPKDLVAFLKAGGGVLIAGQAWSWAAHHPKENTLLQFEGNKVSGVAGIYFSEHQGEAECLPVYPQIPSSWMAVVIGKDFEDDLEFLLQGVSEFDLQGNLLASEALVHGPLAFPIGTTEDGRVFLAGTYYGQGRVIVVTHEGLLGRETLAPFWNNVIHWLDEGRQGVVGVVPDHALKVLSKSGFKCEKTDFRKDLSVFVCTAYSGDHVEEIQDFVAAGGGLLIGGHAWYWAQTHGGQNPMTDFSGNKILNQMGLSLLGSTITGGLYKAPVPSQAIKDTYHFRHLLRRFAGHVTVGEELTKHEEECLKKLGRDCCSYLNMKAHDCFSYKQVVSTLADILMRSGMPQVCDSCPVKSPKDHLLLSVGSELYKVCPDPDALLPYLIRDNPLMPVVYNHRIKINVNTAGGEELISTGLYLSPGMKTYMAIPAEIINNGWKIQIGCQTDKLNAAELKRAPCVHEQFPITSEMMQVWNLWGGLIYLVAPPKTQVGEAEVVVQIAVPAPYYKSDVTKAADWSLLRTAPSPWAELEFDNIILTVPSDFVRDLERPDELAAHWDAIMRGIADLAVIPPKFPRKERIVADVQISHGWMHAGYPIMTHKSTSADLVSIDSARSTGLWGPIHELGHNQQRSCWEFPPHTTECTCNLWSVYVHEEVLGINRAQAHPAMTLESRKKRAEEYAKGGKKLSNWSMWVALETYMQLQEKFGWDAFKKVFAAYHEMSNFPRDNMEKMNLYANKFSQTVGMNLCGFFKSWGWPIETATEEKLSSLPPWKDHPMVQYD